In Acidobacteriota bacterium, the sequence CCACCGTTTGGCCATCGCCCAGGGTCGCGATCTTCATGTCGAGGAAGGTCTGAATGCCGGTGGGGCCTGTCTTGCCGGAGCGGATGATGCAGCTGCCATCTTCGGTGGTCCAGTCGCAGCTCTCGAGTCCCAGGTTCCGAAGAGCTCTCTGGATCACCTCTGACTTGGGAGCGGGGAGGTGCGCATAGTGCCGCTGCGCACCCGAGCCGTAGGGACTCACGCTCTCCAGGTACAGCGGCGCAAAGCCAAAGACGGTCGTCGCTCCCGGTTTGTACACCACGACCCACGGGTCTTCTATCTCTCCTCGCTTCTTTTCTTCTTCGATCCGCGCCCGGGAAAGGTCGAAGTTGGCTTCGAGGCTGTCGATCTGCTCGTCCCACTCGTCCGCGCACTCGAAAGCATTGATGTACTCTCCTCGAGCCTCCCCTGCGACCATGAACAGGAGGCAAACGGTACCCACGATCAACGCTATCCAGCTCGCTCCTCTCACCATTCGGCCTACTCCCTACTAGTCCGCCAATGGATGAACCTGAGCGCCACGCCCGGGCGTGGGAGTCGTGCAGCTGGGTGCCCATCGGCTCTCTAGAGACCTAGTGGCCTGGGTGCTTCCCTGCCTTGGCTCGGATGCGCTCGTACTTGGGGGCGAAGGTATCACGGGGAGGGTTGGAGCTCAGGGGCTCCCGAGAAGACCCTTTAGGAATCACCTCACAGGACCCACAGTGTTGTTCGTGTCCCCAGTCTAGAGTGTCGCTTCTGTGGCCGGCCCTACAGAGGCGAGGAGGGTATCCGGCAAGAACAGGACTTGTACAGCCAACAGAAGCTCCAGCCAGGACACCGCTCCAATCATTACTTGACTTGCAAGTTGAGCGACACGATCAAGCGCTCGCCAAAAGCGTAAACTCCCGGACGCCGAGGCCTCCTTCTCTCGCCCGTTCTCAGGTCCCGAAAAGGACAGATCTGCGCAGCTCTCAAACATCAAGAGGATACCAAGCGCCATCCGCCTTCTTAACCAGGGCCACCTCTTCTCCATTTGACCTCGGGACGCGCAGTAGAGTCTCCAGGAGATCTCTTACAACAGCCTCTTCTATATCTACCCCAAAAGAGACTTGCTTGGCCGACAAGCCTGGCGAACACCGAATCTCGTTAAGAACGACCCCTTGATCCACAGACAAGACAATACCCTTCTTCCTGACGTCCACAAACAAGAAGATCAGCGCAACGATGGCAGAAGGCGCCCAGCCCGACAGAGTAGAGCCCAAAGCAGCAGCAGTGAGAATGCAGACTTCACGAACCAGGTCCATATCCGAGTTTCGAATAGCTGTATATCCACCTGAGGCATTGCGGAGCACTAGATGGAGGCTCCCTCCCACGCCCCCCTCACCCAACAGAGCAAGGACATCAGGAGGAAGACCCGTATCATCAAGCAATCTCATTCACTCACCACCAGATTGAGCCGAAATCATTGCGTAAGCCCCTGAGGCGATAGCAGCACATACACGCTGAAGAACCGGCGATGCCTTTGTAACATGAGGACTATGATCAATACCGGGCACAAAAGAAACAAACAGAGGCTTAATCAAATCATCCTCCGACTGATAGAGCAATGCCACACCATCAGAGCCCTTAGCACGCTCCAAGACAAAACTAGAACCATCCTGACCACTGCCTGCCAGGGCATGAAACCCACTCACGTTGTATGTATCACTATGGCGACCGTGGACATGTTCATGCGGCAGGACTGGACTAAGCACCGGACCGAAGCTAGAGAGCTCATCAAAATCCAACAACCGAAAAGATGCACCTGGAACGAAGACAGTCCAGTGAACTATCCAGACCCAACTCTGGTGAGGCACTAACCCCGGTAGCGAGCTCGGCTTCTCCTCCGAAAAAATAGCCTGAGGAATCTCGGCCCCCAGCTTCAGAAGGCCTGCCACTTCTTGACCGCCCTCGCTCAACCCAAAAGTCGCAAAGAAGTGAAACGACGGATAGTAACAGTCATCTGCTGACGAGAATGGAATTAGCTCACAAACCACATCAGGGGCTGTTGACTTGCCACCAGAGAGCTTTTCTACTGGAAGAGCAAGAGAGTAACGAGCTGTGTCGCTGACTGTTAGTGAGTCTTTCCAGTCTCGATCTGTCACAAAGCCTTTGCCCCTGACCACTCGAGAATCCGCCTCAAAGGCGAGACTTTTCCGCAAGTGCATATCCCTCTGATCCTCAAACTCCACACCTAGAACACCCATAGTACTAAACATCCGCGAAACATCGACCTCGTATGACGCCTGATACCTCACCCCCGCCTTTCGACAGAGAGCGCTCGCACATCGATCCATCCGATCGTCCAGTGGCCTCGAAGTCTTGACGGACTTCATCTCTTCGAAGGCAAGGAATACTTCCCTGGAAATACTCTCGATATATTCCTGGCAACAGTGAGCCTTAAGCGTCTTGAGACGAAGATCAGGAGGATCCTTTCGAACCGCCAGAAGCACTTCACGATCGTCGAAGGCAGCTCTATTCAGTATCTGCGACAGCGGCAGAGACATAGCTCCACGAGCAACCACATAGGCGGCAAATTCGAGAGCTACTAAGACTCGGACATTGGACACATCCCCTTCCGAAGAAGCCAGAAGTTCGCTAATACCAAAGCCTTCGAAGTCAAAGTTCGCGAGCGCCACTGAATACGGGCTAAGCAGAGAGGCGCGAAGACTTCTCGCATCTGCGACCTTACCCCTAGATAACAAATAATTTAACTGCTTATAGGTTGCGTAGCCCTCTTGGCAGTACCAACACTGCTGAATACACAAAGCAACTAGCCTAGATACGGCAGCCGCCTCCGCCTCTCCCTTCCCCCTGACCGAGAGGACCAATCCTTTCAGATACAAACCAAGAGGCGAGGTATCGCAGAGTTGCTTGTGACCTACCTCGTGGGCCCTAGTTGAATTAATATCGATCGCCTCACTCTCGAACAGCAGTGGGGCTTCACCAGGCTGGTACAACCCAGCAACTTCTCCAGCAGTTCTCAAATAAAAGCCCGAGGGCACTTCTTGCTTCACTTTGCTACTCCTTGGCATGAGCTGCCCGCGCTCCTCGACAGGATCTTTACCAGGCACTCTGCCACCCTGCAAATTAAGAACATCTCCGAGCCCCTCCGCGCAGCGCGCATCAGCATATACCTCAAAAAGTTACCAGGCCTTACACTGAACAAATACCGCCACGGCCTTCTCATTTGAAACCCGCGCTTCGCCATTTAGACCCACCTCCCCTTAAGATTTGCTTGCCTCCTTTATGATAGTGCGCCCATGAAGCTATGGTCAAATACCCAAAATGTACTATAGACGAGCCACAGACCTTCTTACTGTGCCTCCTCAGCTTATCTGAGGCCTCCTAGCGCAAATGCAGCTCTCAGTGCGGACAGAACCCACTCATGGTTGGACCGTTGTCACTGCTGTCCCACAAACTCAGAAAAGAAAAGCCTGATTCCGTGACCCCTTGTTACAATGGTGGCGCGACCCAAACCACTGAAAACAAAAGAGCAACCAGGCCTTGACTCATCATTCTATCGTCTTCGCCCAGCTTCTCAAACTCCTTCCTCGACACGAATTCCAGACAGCCGCTCAGCGCCATCATCTTGGCCGCAAACTTCGCTCCATCAGCCGTTGGAATCAGGTCCTTGCTCTGATGGTTACCCAGCTCGCAGGGCGCGTCAGCCTCCGAGACCTCGTCTCGAACTTCAACGCCCAATCCCGCAAGCTCTACCATCTCGGAGCCCGCCGGATTGCCAGGTCTTCCCTGGCCCGGGTCAACGAGCGACAGCCCGCCGAGCTCTTCGAAGAGATCTTCCACCAACTGCTCTCGCGTACGCAGACGGTCGCTCCCGGCCATCGCTTTCGGTTCAAGAAGAGGCTCATCTCCCTCGACGCCTCGATCATCAACCTGACTGCTTCGGTCTTTCCCTGGGCCATCTACCAGGCGAAGAAGGGAGCCATCAAGCTGCATGTGGGGCTGGATCACGAGGGGCATCTGCCGGCTTTCGTCTCCATCACCGAAGGCCGCCAACATGAGATTCACTGGGCTCGCGCCCTCAATCTGCCGGCCGGCAGCGTCGTCGTCTTCGACCGAGGTTTCTTCGACTATGAGCTCTTTAACCGACTGAACCAAAAGGGGATCCGCTTCGTCACACGGATGAAGCGAGACGTTCCCTTCCAGGTGATCCAGCGGAAAAAAGTCTGTCGAGCGAAGGGGCTGACTTCGGATCAGATCATCCGCCTCAAGGGCGCCAATGCCGAACGCTACGGACTCCAGCTCCGTCGGGTCAGGTACCGAGATCCCGAGACCGGAAAACACTACGTTTTCCTCACCAACGACCTGGACCTGGCGGCCTCGACGATTGCCCAGGTTTACCGGGATCGCTGGCAGATCGAGCTCTTCTTCAAGTGGATCAAACAGAACCTGAAGATCAAGAGCTTCCTGGGCAGACCTCGCAACGCGATCTTGTCTCAAATCTGGGTCGCCCTCATTGCCTACTTGCTCTTAGCTTATTTGAAGTTCCTGGGCCGCACGGGCTGGTCGCTTTCTCAGCTCTTACGCCTGCTGCAGCTCAATCTCTTCGAACGTCGAAGCCTCGCAGGCCTACTCAAGCCGCCCGATCAGCCACCGGACCGGCAAAGCGCTCAGCTCACGCTGGAGATCGGGGCGTGAGTTTGTGGGACAGCAGTGCCTATGTGGCCGATCGTGCACCCAGTGGCCATCGCCACCTTGATCCCTGAAGAGCCAAACAAAACCTAATCGGGCTACGACTCTGGGTCTTCATCAAAGATGATGTAAGGATTCGTATAACGACCGTAAGCGGCATCCAAAATGCCATTCATGACCCAAAGATTAACAGCAGCCGACGCGACCCCCCCGAAGACGGGAATCCACTTCGTACTTACCTTTGCTGCCAGTTTTGCCCCCAATTTGGCAGCAGCCTTTGAAGTGATCTTAACCGCCAGCTTCGAGTTTCCCTTCAAGGCGGACTTTGCCAGTATCGTCGCGGTTGTAGCTGCAGCGTACTGCATCCCCACCTTTCCCCCAACCTTAACGACAAACTTTCCAGCCACGACGTGCTGTGACGCCTCTGCAGCACCGGACCAGATCGCTAAGATTGCGTACATATCCTCCTCGTGCTCCACTTCCTCTCCTAGGACATGTCCGACTCCAATCGCTGCACGGGCAGCTGTGCGAAGTAGGTATGCCAGATCTGCGCCTTCGGCCGCAAGCGCCCAAGGGCCGCCCAAGACGCCGGTGGCAAAGCCTGCGCCACCTGTCTTGGCCCGGTTCAAGTTTTTCCACTCTTCGAGGCTATGCTTCGATGCCTCTACCATGAGCTCTGTCTTCGCACCGGACGAATCAAATCGCGCCATTCGTGTAAATGCGTCGACCAGAATGGACTTATCAGCCATAGATTGCCCCACACTTCCCTGTTTTGAGGTATTCCGATACCCGTCTCCCCCCAACCATCGCTCGGGAGTCCCCTGCCAAAACTTGCTCAAGCGACACGCTCGGCCTGTCCCGCAAGACTCTGCACTCATTAAGAATCGCTGATGGAGCATAGAATACGCGCACCTTAGATACACGTCAATAGCAACGACACCCAATAGATTAAGACCGCGGCAATCCGCAACCTCCAAACCTCCACTTCTCCAGCAGTCCTCGCCGCATTAGCGCCCCGGGTAGCCGGCCTAGCGCCCTTCGTCTGAGCGCGCCTCTTGAAACTTCTTCCCGCACCCACAACAAAGTTCGCTATCGCCCCCGCAGATAACAACCTGCTCTTGCTAGGGCCGACAATCGCGAAGACCTCTACGTGCCAACATCCCTTGAATCACTCCATCGCCGATAATCTATGAGCGGAGGAGGTTTGATCATCATGGGTAGACCGAAGGGTTTGCAGGAGGACTCGAGATCGGACTTGGGGACGGAGGAGGAGGCCGGGCAACGGAGTCGGAGCCGGCGCGCGATGGAAGATACCGGCGTCCCGCAACGGCCCCAGCGGCGTCGATTCAGCGCGGAGTACAAGCTCTCGATCCTGGAGGCTGTCGACCGCTGCAGCGAGCCCGGTGAGATCGGGGCGCTGTTGCGGCGCGAGGGAATTTACTCCTCATTGCTGAGCAAGTGGCGCGAGCAGCGACGTCTGGGAGCGCTTGGAGCACTCACGGACAAGCCGGCAGGACGGCCCGTCACTCGGACTCCAGAGTCCCGGGAGCTGGAGCGACTCCGGCGCGAGAATACACAGCTCAGGCATCGGCTCGAGCAGGCCGAGCTGATCATCGATGTCCAAAAAAAGTCTCACGGCTGCTGGGGATCTCGACGGCTCTGCCCAGCAGCGACGGCGAAAGCTGATGGGAGCCGTCGACCAGCTGCGGCCTGAGGTGGGGGTCGTGCGGGCCTGCGACGCCTTCGGAGTCGCCCGAGCCAGCTATTGGCGCTACCGCCATCCGGCCGCAAGAACCGCACAAGCCCGCCGACCCAGACGGAGTCACCGTCGCCTGCCCGACAAAGAACGGCAAGAGGTTCTGGATCTGGCCACCAGCTCTCGGTTCGTGGATGTGGCTCCGGCCGCCATTGTTGCGACGTTGCTCGATGACGACTCCCGCTATCTGTGCGCGGTGCGGACGATGTATCGAATCCTGGCCGAGCAAGGAGCCTCGCAGGATCGGCGCAACCAGCGGCGCCATCCTCAGCGCCCGGTCCCTGAGCTCGTCGCTTCTGAGCCCAATCGCGTGTGGTCGTGGGACATTACGAGGCTGCCGACCCTGCGTCGCTGCCCCGCTCTCTTCCTGTACCTGATTCTGGATATCTACAGCCGCTTCGTCGTGGGTTGGATGGTGGCCGACCAGGAGACCGGCCAGCTGGCGACGCGCTTGGTCCGAGTCACGGCCGCGCGCCAGGGCATCCGCCCCAACACCCTGCAATTGCATGCGGATCGCGGGGCACCGATGATCGCCAAGAGCTTGCGAGATCTGCTCGAGGACCTCGACATTCAACGCAGCTTCTCAAGGCCTCGCACCAGCGACGACAACCCCTACGTGGAGAGCCTGTTCAAGACCGTCAAATACCACCCTGAGTGGCCGGGCTCGTTCAGCTCTCAGACCGAGGCGGAAGCCTGGGCAGGGGCCTTCTTCCGGGCCTACAACGGCCAGCATCGCCATTCGGGCCTGCTGGGCCTGACTCCGGCCACCGTCCATGCGGGCGAGGCCGACGCGGCTTTCCAAGCTCGCCACAAGGTACTGATGGCAGCCTACGAAGCCCACCCCGAACGCTTCGTCGGCGGACCACCCCGACTCCAACAGCTACCCGCGCAGGTATGGATCAACGACCCAACGAAACGTCCCACTGCAGCTGGGGCCTTACTGATTTCTACTGAGAACGTGATTCAAAGTTGTTGACACGTTCCGGACCAGCAGCCGCCCAGGACGGAATCACCTTCTCAACCGCCCGGAAAGCACCCATCACCCACTCCCTGTACTCAGTCTGCCCCAGCCCCAATCCCCCAACCCCCGCACCGCCCCATCCAACTGCTCAGAAAGCTCAACCAACTGCCGAGCCAACCCCTCCCCCACCAGCTCGGAGGTCTCCACCACGAACTGCGACAGATGCTGCAAATCCACCGTCACCGCCTGGACATCCCGGCGGATGGCGGACTCGGAGTGGGTGGTTTCTTGGCCATGAACTGAACGGGCGCCGCGGTAGAGGAGGGACATGGTGTTGCGGAAGGCTTGGCTGTCTTCAGGGGCGGGGAGGAGCCAGAGGGCGGTTTCTCGGCAGCCGATGAAGCGTTCGAGAGTCTCGGGGGGTGGCGATGGCTTCCGGCCTTGGGGGGTACTGGGGTAGGAGGGCCTCCCCTCGGGCCAGAAGCTGGGCGCCTTGCTGGACGGCGGCGCGGGCCAGGGACGATTCCTGAGAATCCAGCGGGCCGTGCGGCCGGAGGCTCCCGGAATTCTGCAGGAAGTGGCGCAGGAAGATCAGGTCGGCGGCGACTGCGCGGAGTCGGGCGTCCAGCGCGGAGATCGGATGCCGAGCCTTACCCGTGGCTTGGGATTTCTTCGTCATCTGCTCTTCTAACATTCGCCCGGTGTGCCGAAACGCCTTCTTGATCCCCGCGTCGGCAAACCAGACCAGCAAGACCTGGCGAAATATCCCTCTGGAGACGCTTGAACAATCACTGGCTGAAGGCGCCGCCCCGGAGGAAGGCTCCTTCGAAGAGCCGGCAGCCTGCGCCTCCCTGGGATTCAACGAGCCCTTGGAATCATCAGTCATCTAGTCTCCTCCTCTACCAACACGGCAAGAATTCCTTCGACTCAAGACTTTGAGTCATTGTCCTCACGCTGGCCACCGGTCGTCGTACCCACTGTACCTGCGGCCTGGGTAGACTCCAACAACACCGCCAACAACGACCGCGGCGGCAGGGCGGTGGGGTGGAAGACGCCGCCGTCGACTAGGCTTTGCTGGGCTTTGGCAAGGTACCTCTGAGGGGACTCCCCGGCGTCCGCTCCGCGGGCCAGCTCGGCCTGCAGCCAGGCGCGGCTCCAGCGGGCCCAGGGATTGGCTGGTTGGGTTGGTTCGGCGACCAGGTTCGCCAGCCGTTCGCGGGCTTCCTCGTGCTCGCCGAGGCGGTGGAGGGTCCAGATCAGGCTGTGCTCGGCGCAGAGGCGCAGGCGGGGATCGAAGGCGGGGCCGAGCTTTTCTGGGTTGAGGATCTCCAAGCATCGGCGCAGATCCTCCGCCGCGGCTTCGAAGTTGGCGGCGGTGGCGTGGGTGGTGGCTCGTTGGAGGAGGGCGGTGGCCAGTTGGGGTGCGCTGCCGAGACCCTCATAGATCGCTACACAGCGATGGTGGAGCTGCAGCGCCTCCGCCAGCTGTCCGCGATCCCGATGCACGAGAGCATCGAGGCCGGCGACCTCCGCCACTCCGAGCGGATCGCCGGAGCCTTGCTCGAGAAAGTAGCGGGCCATGGCAAAGGCCTCTTCCGCCAGCTGAGGGCGCCCGCCCAGGCGCCGGGCGTGGGCGAGGGCGGCCCAGCCGCGGGCCATGAGGTCGCTGATCAGCTCCCGGCCCAGGTGCCCGTCGTCGAGGGCCCAGGCGGTTTCGACAGCGAGCTCAGCGAGGGCGGAGGCTTCCTCAGGGCGCTCGAAGCTCAGGCCGAGGCTCTCCCCCAGCAGACGCTCGCAGAGGGCCCAGCTGCGAAAGCGCTTGCTCCGCCGCACCCGCTGGACCCGCGCCGGCAGATCCGGCAACCGTTGGAGCTCCTGGAAGAGCTTTTCCGCCTGATCGCGCTCCTGTTGCACCCGCTGGCGCAAGCTCTCCACTCGCCCGATCACCCGCTCCACCGCCGCCTCCAACTCCTCCTGGGTCTCCGCGCGCTCCGGTATGGCTTCGGCGTCGCGGCCTTCCGCGGCGGCGCGCCAATAGCCCTGCCACCCAGCGCGGCATTCGGGGCACAGCTCCAACAGATGCCGGAACAGGCTCCGCGCCGCCGCGCGGGGTGACAGGTCGCCGCGCAACAGGGCGTCGCAGCGGGTGGAGTCGAGATGCTTGGCGTCCTCCCCCACCGCTCAGCCCTCATCGTCGCAGGGGTTGGGACCGCGATCCTGAACGCGCTCGCATTTGAGGTCGGTCTCCGGATCTCCAGACGGCACGGTGGCGAGGATCACGCCATGGGTTGATGGATCGGTGGCCGGCTCCTCGGGGGCTGGCTCCACCGCAAGGGGCTCGCCGTGCAGCGTGTCCTCCTCCTCGATCTGTCGCCGCCGCTGGCGGCGCTGATGTTCTGAATCCCGGTCCTGCAGGTCCTGCCGGTCGAGAGCCTCGGCTTTCTCATGTTCTCGAATCGTGCGTACCATGGGGTGCTCTCCTCGTGTAGCAAAGTTTTCCTCTTGCGATGTGCCGCGTGCTCGTAGAAGCGTGCGACGAGGAGAGGCTATTCAAGAAGTTTCGACTTGGAGCACTTTCCGTGTAGACTCGAACCCACTTCTAACTCTCAAATGCGAGCAGGGGCGTGAATCTTGAAGTCTCTTCAGAAAGAGATCAGCAGAAGCCTGATTGAAGCGCTGGACCGAGAGGTGCGCAACCGAGGCCATGGAGCGATCACGAGGCTCGAGCAGGCCCTGGGCCAAAGCACCGGCTGGTGGCGCTACCACGCCGAGGTCGGGAACCTGGACCTTCACCGGTTCCTGGTGGCCCTCGATCACCTGGGGCTGGACCCGGTCCTGTTCATCCGGCGGCATCTGGACAGCCCCGA encodes:
- a CDS encoding EcsC family protein, producing the protein MADKSILVDAFTRMARFDSSGAKTELMVEASKHSLEEWKNLNRAKTGGAGFATGVLGGPWALAAEGADLAYLLRTAARAAIGVGHVLGEEVEHEEDMYAILAIWSGAAEASQHVVAGKFVVKVGGKVGMQYAAATTATILAKSALKGNSKLAVKITSKAAAKLGAKLAAKVSTKWIPVFGGVASAAVNLWVMNGILDAAYGRYTNPYIIFDEDPES
- a CDS encoding IS4 family transposase, with amino-acid sequence MTHHSIVFAQLLKLLPRHEFQTAAQRHHLGRKLRSISRWNQVLALMVTQLAGRVSLRDLVSNFNAQSRKLYHLGARRIARSSLARVNERQPAELFEEIFHQLLSRTQTVAPGHRFRFKKRLISLDASIINLTASVFPWAIYQAKKGAIKLHVGLDHEGHLPAFVSITEGRQHEIHWARALNLPAGSVVVFDRGFFDYELFNRLNQKGIRFVTRMKRDVPFQVIQRKKVCRAKGLTSDQIIRLKGANAERYGLQLRRVRYRDPETGKHYVFLTNDLDLAASTIAQVYRDRWQIELFFKWIKQNLKIKSFLGRPRNAILSQIWVALIAYLLLAYLKFLGRTGWSLSQLLRLLQLNLFERRSLAGLLKPPDQPPDRQSAQLTLEIGA
- a CDS encoding tetratricopeptide repeat protein → MGEDAKHLDSTRCDALLRGDLSPRAAARSLFRHLLELCPECRAGWQGYWRAAAEGRDAEAIPERAETQEELEAAVERVIGRVESLRQRVQQERDQAEKLFQELQRLPDLPARVQRVRRSKRFRSWALCERLLGESLGLSFERPEEASALAELAVETAWALDDGHLGRELISDLMARGWAALAHARRLGGRPQLAEEAFAMARYFLEQGSGDPLGVAEVAGLDALVHRDRGQLAEALQLHHRCVAIYEGLGSAPQLATALLQRATTHATAANFEAAAEDLRRCLEILNPEKLGPAFDPRLRLCAEHSLIWTLHRLGEHEEARERLANLVAEPTQPANPWARWSRAWLQAELARGADAGESPQRYLAKAQQSLVDGGVFHPTALPPRSLLAVLLESTQAAGTVGTTTGGQREDNDSKS
- a CDS encoding IS3 family transposase, with product MSKKSLTAAGDLDGSAQQRRRKLMGAVDQLRPEVGVVRACDAFGVARASYWRYRHPAARTAQARRPRRSHRRLPDKERQEVLDLATSSRFVDVAPAAIVATLLDDDSRYLCAVRTMYRILAEQGASQDRRNQRRHPQRPVPELVASEPNRVWSWDITRLPTLRRCPALFLYLILDIYSRFVVGWMVADQETGQLATRLVRVTAARQGIRPNTLQLHADRGAPMIAKSLRDLLEDLDIQRSFSRPRTSDDNPYVESLFKTVKYHPEWPGSFSSQTEAEAWAGAFFRAYNGQHRHSGLLGLTPATVHAGEADAAFQARHKVLMAAYEAHPERFVGGPPRLQQLPAQVWINDPTKRPTAAGALLISTENVIQSC